Proteins from a single region of Ziziphus jujuba cultivar Dongzao chromosome 1, ASM3175591v1:
- the LOC107423569 gene encoding uncharacterized protein LOC107423569 encodes MGCCVSTEKSSPPCPQKDQHSLVGTQRSRSDPMESRAPPPSAEEETVKEVLSETPRPKPPPPLPLPLPLQHIPIVKPEEQDYEDDEKRSGHKPVFHKISEDDQQKEKMVPINSTVEEVSEMSEICSLSESVSTTTVTREDDEEVRQRVNRSPMKLPKNRTFSGDFGARRERVIGKSPTGRSDQSPGRRNGNGVGSVRSVQNREPGRPMARRALRTEPHGREPGESSARRSRSPAVTRTEGGSTRSAVGRSLSARRSGRSPGRAAKVPVENTRRATDEPSMEGKWDQTSGESLENPLVSLECFIFL; translated from the coding sequence ATGGGTTGCTGTGTTAGCACAGAAAAGTCTTCACCTCCATGTCCTCAAAAGGACCAGCATTCTTTGGTGGGTACACAGAGATCAAGATCCGATCCCATGGAGAGCAGAGCTCCTCCTCCTTCAGCGGAGGAAGAGACTGTGAAAGAAGTACTCTCGGAAACTCCCAGACCCAAACCACCACCGCCATTGCCATTACCACTACCACTACAACACATACCCATTGTCAAGCCGGAAGAGCAGGACTATGAAGACGATGAAAAGCGAAGCGGCCACAAACCAGTGTTTCACAAAATCTCAGAAGACGACCAACAGAAAGAGAAGATGGTGCCCATTAACAGTACGGTCGAAGAGGTGTCGGAGATGTCCGAAATTTGCAGCTTGAGCGAGAGCGTTTCCACAACCACCGTTACCAGAGAAGACGATGAAGAAGTCCGGCAAAGGGTCAACAGATCTCCGATGAAGCTGCCCAAGAACCGGACGTTTTCTGGGGATTTCGgcgcaaggagagagagagtgatcGGCAAGTCTCCGACGGGTAGATCCGATCAATCACCGGGACGAAGAAACGGAAATGGTGTTGGGTCGGTGAGGTCGGTCCAGAACAGAGAACCGGGTCGACCTATGGCAAGGCGAGCCTTGAGGACCGAACCTCATGGACGGGAACCGGGCGAGAGCTCCGCCCGGAGGTCAAGATCTCCTGCCGTCACCCGCACTGAAGGCGGGTCAACTAGATCTGCAGTGGGTCGGAGCCTATCGGCGAGGAGATCCGGAAGGTCACCGGGTCGGGCGGCGAAGGTTCCGGTTGAGAATACTAGAAGGGCAACAGATGAGCCGAGCATGGAGGGTAAGTGGGACCAAACAAGCGGCGAGTCCCTTGAGAACCCACTTGTTTCGTTGGAATGCTTCATCTTTCTGTAA